CCAGATGATGCAGAAGGTGCCGCTGTTCATCGACCAGACCGGTGGTATTTCCATCGCGCAGCTTTCCGCTCGCGCCCGACGCCTGAAGCGCCAGCGTGGACTTGATGTTCTGGTGGTGGACTATATCCAGCTGATGACCGGCTCCGGCAAATCCGGCGAAAACCGCGTGCAGGAAGTGACGCAGATTACGACCGGCCTGAAAGCGCTCGGCAAGGAACTGAATGTGCCGATCATTGCGCTTTCGCAGCTCTCGCGTCAGGTGGAAAGCCGCGAAGACAAACGTCCGCAGCTTTCAGACCTCCGTGAATCCGGCTCGATCGAGCAGGATGCCGACGTGGTTCTCTTCGTATTCCGCGAAGAATACTATGTGAAGAACATGGAGCCACGCGACATCAGCGACCCTAAATACCCTGAGTGGGAACAACAGATGGAGAAAGTGAAGGGCACGGCCGACGTGATCATTGCCAAGCAGCGTCACGGACCGACCGGCACGGTCAAGCTCGCCTTCCAGTCCGAGTTCACGCGCTTTGCTGATCTGGCTGACCCGAGTTTCATCCAGTACGAAGAACATTGATGCTCGAGGATGAGCGCCCCGATCAGCATCGGGGCGTTTTCGCTATAGACCGACGGCTCTCAGACCGGCAACGGTCAAGACGCCTGCACCTGCGGCTGGAAGAAACGGCAGGCGGAGAGCTGCAAGGGCGGTGACACCGCAGGCAACGGATTCCGCGATGCCGGTTGCCAAGGCTGTTGGCGCAACCAATGCCATCAAGACAGCGGGCGGAACCGTTTTCAGCGCTTTTTCAGTTCGGGTTGAAAGGCTCATCCGG
The window above is part of the Rhizobium rhizoryzae genome. Proteins encoded here:
- a CDS encoding AzlD family protein, coding for MTLEPSTLAAILAMMLATVFTRLFGAFLIGRMSLSTRTEKALKTVPPAVLMALVAPTALATGIAESVACGVTALAALRLPFLPAAGAGVLTVAGLRAVGL